The DNA sequence gtataGCTCAGGGTATTTTTTCTTGTTTGGTAGCTCAGCACTAATGATCATGTCATATTGCTCGGGACATGTGAGCTTGTACTTTCGTTCCATTATTAGCAAGAAGTGTGCATGCGGCAATCCCCTCTTTTGGAACTCTACTACATATACGTAGGCCTTCACCTTACCAAGTATGTCTTTCTCCATCAACATTTTTCTCATTGCATCCAACTTTGCTCTGAAGACCCGTGTGACGAGATCTGGGCGGTCCTGTGGTGTCTGGCCTGGGTAAAGTTCATTCTTGATCTCATCCCAATTAGGGTTGCATGTCATTGTGAGGAAGATATCAGGTTTACCATACTTTCGAACCAGAGCCATTGCGTCCATGTATCGACGCCTCATGTCACGGGGTCCTCCGATGAATGACGAAGACAACACAGTACGCCGTCCAACATTCTCAGCAGACCCTTCACCCGAATGCATGCTATCCACGAGGCCTTGGTATAAGTCAGCCCTCAATGTATCCTGATTGTTCCTCATGTAGTCTAAACGTGAGCTCTCAATCTTGATGTAGGTGTCGACGGCAAACTGCTGGAAAAGGCGTCGGCCATAGAGTATTGGATTAAATATCCCTGGCCGCATCTGAAACTTGTAGCAATAGTAGTCGCGCACTGAGACACATGTATTTGAAACAGGTTCTACAGAGAGACATTGTTTGAATTAGTATCATGAGTTTGCAAAAAGAGTTTACTTTGCATAATTAAAAAAAGATCAATTTACCTCCATCGTCGTCACCATTCTCAGCACGCCTTTTACGGGTTGCTCGAGCTCGATCAATTTGAGCCATAGTTACACCCACTTTTGGAATGCAATTGTGCCACCCGAGCTCACCCTTTGGAAAGAACAACGGGTATGATAGTGAGTCGTAGCATGCATTATATGAGCGGATGCCATGTATAGACCGATCCTTCCCTTGGAGGAGAACACTATGCTCAAATTGGCCGTGACGCTCACTACCCTCAACCCATACGGCAGCCACCTCTGATGTCAACGGCACATTATATGTTCTTTGATCAAGGCGTTGGTCAAGTTTCAGCTCAACTCGGTAATCCTCGAGGTTTTCAACATGACCCATACTTCTTAGTTGCTGAGAGTAGGGATTCCCTTCAAGGATCCCTACCAattgttgtataacttctctgtCTTTTTGAGCACATTGCTCACGACACTTGCTCATGCGATGCTCGAGGGACGGGTCGTCATCATAAAAATAAAGTTCGAGGTGTCTTTTTTTGACACCTTCCTCTTTACCAAATGATCGTATGTTATGGTAAATCTGACCATGGGCACGAAATGTGCAGACACCACAGATTCGCATGTTAGTGGTGATACGATCTAGATGGCAGTACAAAGATGTGAAAGAGAAGTGGCCGTTGAAGTATCTGATGTTTGCACGAAAGTGCCTAGCATCAGCGTCCGAGCTTGACCACAACCTCATGAGCTCTGGTGGTGTCTCGGGACTTGAAAGATGAATCTTTCCACCCCTACAACAGAATCCAGGGGGTTCGccatcgaatttctttgcattaCAGTGTTTGCAGTTCGGCACCAAGGGTAACATGTGGGACTCTGACGGGACATTAGCATAGACCCGGTCATATGGATCTGGGACATGAGGCTCACTATTCTCTTGCTCATATGTGTCGACATCGGTTCCCTCCTCCTCGTCTTCTAAGAAAAAGTTCACGTGTCACGTGTTGAAACAAAATTTATGAATTAAACTTTTTACTATTACACAATGTACCTTGACCGACGAAAAAGTATGCCTCATCCtcttcctcgtcctcctcaAATATTACATCTTCGTCATAGTCTGTTTAACATGGCCACATATATGTTGAAAGAAATATTATGGCATATAATAAACACCAGAAAGAGATAAAATGTAATAAAGAAAATACCATCCTCGACCATAGAGTCTGATGTATGATCTTGTGCACTATATGGAGGCATTGAAGAGGTACCGTCAGCTACAGACGATTGTGTTTGTGTGCCTATACAATTATTAGATGCTTGAATTGGAGTTTGTTGGGTGACACCATCTGTAGTAAGAGAAAGTATGAGTTTTTGTAATATGTTAGCGAAGATAAAAATCTTCCTAATATATGATGAGGAAGGTTCATTACCGTTGCAAACAACACTCGGTTGAGTCAGTCCGTTCGAATCGTTGCATTTTCCATCTGCAGAACCTCTAGCGCTTCTTCCAATGTTTGCTTCAAAAACCCGATTGCGACGGGACAGAAGGGCATTTCTCTCGCCAGTGGTCACTTGATGTCTATGTATGGTCTGTGCCGCAACTAATTCAGGGGTCTGGACttctggattttgaactacagttGGTGCAATGTGGACAGGCGTGCCGCCGAATTCAGGTATTTCCATATCATCTAAAGATGCTTCAGACGATTGAGGTGAAGCAGGGAAAATAATTTGAGGGTTGAACTGAGGGCTCTCCATGGCAATTGAGTCCGGATGCAAATTGTTGGCTCGGTTTTCCCTCACCATCCTATTATAGTATTTCTTGCTCTCTTTCCGTTTCACTTTCTTTTCTTGTGGAGTCATTTGCAGTTTTCTTGCAGCATTTTTCTGTGCGTACAAGTCACGTCGTCTCTTATTTAATAACGCCTTTTGTTCAGGAGACATTGCAGCCCTTCGTGCTCTATGTAGCTCACGCATACGCTCTTTTGGACACATGACTAAATTATCGATGGAACTGGATGCATTTATAACACctatataataaaaaaatattgtctcaaataaaataaatacgaACCCTAAATAACATTGATTCCTTATTATATTGTCATGAACCACAATTCCAACTACACTTTTTCTTCTCAAATAGATAACattaataaaaagaaaacaatATACCTGTGGTTATATCAAGTGATGCATCAGTCATGTCAATCATGCCACTTTGATTTATACATGTATCAGAGTATTCATctacatatatataataacatGATTTTAACTTTGGCCTCCATATTAAAAAAcacaagaaaaaaatacttagtAATATGaacaaaaaaatcaaaatgGTACATGTGTTATCTTTATCAATCTGCATGGGATTGTATGAGTCGTTTCGATGTAGCCAATCACTATCTTCATAGCCATCAGTGCTCTCTGTGGTTGTTTGAAATCCAACTGGAACAAAATATACTTTTAGAACATACAAATATGCAATATTGAATTCAGAAAAGCAAAATCAGGTTTACCTAATTTTTTCTGATGATATCGTTCACGACGCtttctatttttttcatttctttctTCCTGAGTCATCGCCATATATCGCGCCTTTACCCTTTCCCTTTTTAGACTCATGGCATCTGTGTTTTCCTTGTTAGATTCAACCCCAACACCTATTTACATAATAATTAAAGATAAAGTAACTATATGAGAACAAATATTTATTCTATGTTTGGTTGTTAAAAATTGTTTGTGGTGGACCTATTGAGGCAACAGATATTTCAGTTTCTGTCTTTTTTTTATGATACTTTTcccttatttttttatttttttcatcccTTTCTGTTTGAGTCATTGATGCATGCCGTGCTTTTTCTCTTTCCCTTTTACGTTGCACACGTTCATCAACTTGTGCCTGTGAATTTGATGTTGTCTTGTGACCTGTTTGAAAAATAGTTTGATAGATATTTACTTAACATCCAAAAATACTACAAGTGAAAGCGTCTGTAGACATGTGTATAAATATTTACCTAGATTGGTGGTGTTTGTCAAGTCTTCAAACGGTGAACGACCTTCATTATTTTGCATAGGATCCATTCTGATCAGACTGGACACAAAAGTTTGACACAGTTTCAATCAGGTCTAAGCTAGCAGGCATAATACATTAAGATATATGTAATTAGATCATATCCGAATACTAATATAACCAAATGGCGATCAATAGGACAAACAAGTAACTGTATATTCTTGTGTTCATTATCTATATTTTGTATGTGACACACATTTGTAGGTGATAGGTAAGTTGAACCAGAAAATAGAACCTATACTGCTAACTTGTTTATTGATATTCAAAAATACAATTTGGAGTATATATTTTTCTGCCTAATGTGCCTAATATTGAATATAGCTGACAAATGGTGAGAATGATTAACACTTGAAACCATATAGGGGTAGCAAATATAGACTATAGGATCAGATAACGTCTGGAAGAACTTGAGCCCTTGTTGCCATACATTACCGGGAAGAGCAAGATGGAACAGGGTGTGCTCTAACAAATTCTGGCCAACCTTGAAAGCACCAATCTAAAACTTAAGCTCTGATCCACCACCTCGCTGTTAGCCCCTGAGCCACTGAGGTGCTTACAGTTACAGTCTTCTTATGTCTCTCAAGCAACATATTTTACAATTGTAGTGCGAAATTTATTTTACATACATTAGGAAACTTTAAGTTAACTTGGTATTGACACATGTACAGTGTTGTCTTTTTTCCCAAAAAGGTAGCTTGCTACAGGATATATTGTACAAATGCTGAAATATAAATATTGTATCATATTTTGCACTGAATTTCTGCAGTAAACTACAGATCCAAAATACTCATGTTGTGAGCTATTCATTTTCCACCAACTCTTATATGAGTGTTGATGGCAAAGGTAAACTGATATCCTGAAACTTTTATTTTAACTGTTGCATAAACTGCTCCAATTACTGATCCACTGGAAATATCTAAACTCCATAAGTTTCAAAGACCAGAGCTATCATTCCAAGTTCAAACTTCACACTGATACTACTTTCAGCATATCGATGCCCATATTGATGCCATAATGTTTTGCCCTTACAAGAAAAAATATCTGAAATGCCCATATGTAGCTAGGATGCTGATGCTAATCCTCTGAACATGGGCACTCTCTAGGAAAACATAACTGCAAAGCTGGGCTATACCTTCCGGCAAATTGACGAGCAGTCACATAAAACTCAGCTCTTGTTTTCAGTAGTTTCTGCTGAAGTAGCAGATGTTGAAGCTGTGAGGTCCCTAGCGCACTGTGATATGTATGGCTTCAACTGCAATCATTCACACATGACATCGGATTGATGAGAAAATGCAGGCAAAAAATGAAACTCAACTCATCTTAGCCCCATAACAGGTTATATGTGATAATTGTCTGTCTTCAGGCCCTCTCCTTCCCGGTCCTAAACTCGACTTTTCTacggtaaaaatttcataataTCAACTCAAAAATTTTTAATAACTATTCTGTGTTGGGTTTGGCATTTGCAAGTGCTCCAAGCTCCAAGTGCTGAAAGTAAATTGAATGAATGTCTTCCAATTTCGTCCAGCAAATTAAATTGTGGAGTGAAGAAGATAATTTTGGTAATTGATATTTGAATTAAACATGCTATATCTAAGTATCTAAACTGCAAATCAGAAAATGCCAATTACCTTGAAACCAGTCAAGTCAGGGACCACAAATCTAGGCAACTTTTCATCAACAATCACATATCCACCTGCAAAAAAGGTAAATTATGCTACTACAGTTTTATGATAATTATGTATAGTATGAAAGTGAATCAAGATATTGACTCAATGAAGTAACATCAAGAATCCAGTGGAAAGAATGACTTCTTACAGCATCTCTAGAGCTACAAAATCGATGGACAGAAAGACACAATATGTGGAGAAAGAGAAAGGGAGAAGTAGAGGCTTGTGGCGAACCTGTTGAAGCAACGCGGCCACCGTAGATCGGCGCGGGCTCTCGGCCACCGGAGATCGGCGCGGGCACGGCGCGGGCGCTCGGCTCGCTGCGGGCGCGGGGCGCCTCCACCGGGGTCCGCGTGGGCGAGCGCCGGCGCGGGGCGCGGGCGGGGCGCGTCCACCGGGCAGAGCTGTGGGGGGCGGGCGCCGGTGCGGGGCGCGGGGCGCGTCCACCGGGCGCAGGGCGCGTCGACCGGGGTACGCGTGGGCGAGCGCCGGCGCGTCCACCGGGGGGCGCGCGGTCGGGCTCGCTGCGGCGCGGGCGGACTCGCTGCGGGCGAGCGCCGGCACGGGGCGCGGGCGGGGCGCGTCCACCGGGCGCGGGGCAGAGCTGGCGCGGGGCAGAGCTGCGGGCGAGTCCACCGGGCGGGGCAGAGGAGCGTGGAGTGGAACGCAGGGACGGAGTCCAGAGGCGTCGAAAAGAAAGACCGGAGAAGAGAGGCAGGAAATCAGCGGGCTCCAGAAGGAAGGTGGAGATTGCGAAATTTCTGTTTCTGTTTTTGCGTGCGCGAGGGAAGGAGGAGGACTCGTTCGCAGGTATAGAGGCAGACGGAAGAACCAAACATTTTTTGCACCAAAAGATGTCCACGCTttggtctttttagttgtaggagatttcAATATTAATccttaaaaaatattatattaCGTAGCTCTTTTGGTTACGTCAATCCCGCTAGCGTGACCAAATAATATAGTTGCGTCATATGCGTTGGCATGGCAAGATACAACGTTTTTGacgtggaaaaacttgtcacgcCATATGTGTTGACGCGACAATATTATCTTGTCGCACTACCGAGAATGGCGTGACAAAACTAAActtttaaaaaattataattCTTCGGTACGATGTCGGATGAAGATGATTTTTATATGAAAATTATAGATCTCGACAACtttctagttttgagtttttttattTGACGACATTAAGGTgctcaaaaaaattatataaactTTTAGCACCATAATAATCACGTACTTTCGCTCTTCTTATTATAATATCTTTTTTATATGTtgtcaaatgaagacatactttATACCAAACTTGTGACATTCAAACATATCTACATATTTATAGTTATGAGTTTTTACATTTGAAGTTATTACGATGTTCGAAAAAAAATATAACGTATCAGCAACTTAATACATTGCTAATACTTTATACTATTCTCTGGTTTGGCTTCTATTTTCATAACGTTTGGCTTCTTTTttcatattatttattttgatcataagCATCTTCTTGATTATAATAAAACTGTACCAAAGAGACCAAAATAGTCTGGAGCTACATGGCTCAAGTCAAATCTCCTTAATTAATTAACCTTAGGATGAACTAGCCTTGttgctaaggccagtctcagtggtggTTTCactaggatgtcatgcacatttattagagcgccatgtcagcaaaagtgcacc is a window from the Sorghum bicolor cultivar BTx623 chromosome 5, Sorghum_bicolor_NCBIv3, whole genome shotgun sequence genome containing:
- the LOC110435698 gene encoding uncharacterized protein LOC110435698 isoform X1, whose translation is MDPMQNNEGRSPFEDLTNTTNLGHKTTSNSQAQVDERVQRKREREKARHASMTQTERDEKNKKIREKYHKKKTETEISVASIGVGVESNKENTDAMSLKRERVKARYMAMTQEERNEKNRKRRERYHQKKLVGFQTTTESTDGYEDSDWLHRNDSYNPMQIDKDNTCTILIFLFILLSIFFLCFLIWRPKLKSCYYIYVDEYSDTCINQSGMIDMTDASLDITTGVINASSSIDNLVMCPKERMRELHRARRAAMSPEQKALLNKRRRDLYAQKNAARKLQMTPQEKKVKRKESKKYYNRMVRENRANNLHPDSIAMESPQFNPQIIFPASPQSSEASLDDMEIPEFGGTPVHIAPTVVQNPEVQTPELVAAQTIHRHQVTTGERNALLSRRNRVFEANIGRSARGSADGKCNDSNGLTQPSVVCNDGVTQQTPIQASNNCIGTQTQSSVADGTSSMPPYSAQDHTSDSMVEDDYDEDVIFEEDEEEDEAYFFVGQEDEEEGTDVDTYEQENSEPHVPDPYDRVYANVPSESHMLPLVPNCKHCNAKKFDGEPPGFCCRGGKIHLSSPETPPELMRLWSSSDADARHFRANIRYFNGHFSFTSLYCHLDRITTNMRICGVCTFRAHGQIYHNIRSFGKEEGVKKRHLELYFYDDDPSLEHRMSKCREQCAQKDREVIQQLVGILEGNPYSQQLRSMGHVENLEDYRVELKLDQRLDQRTYNVPLTSEVAAVWVEGSERHGQFEHSVLLQGKDRSIHGIRSYNACYDSLSYPLFFPKGELGWHNCIPKVGVTMAQIDRARATRKRRAENGDDDGEPVSNTCVSVRDYYCYKFQMRPGIFNPILYGRRLFQQFAVDTYIKIESSRLDYMRNNQDTLRADLYQGLVDSMHSGEGSAENVGRRTVLSSSFIGGPRDMRRRYMDAMALVRKYGKPDIFLTMTCNPNWDEIKNELYPGQTPQDRPDLVTRVFRAKLDAMRKMLMEKDILGKVKAYVYVVEFQKRGLPHAHFLLIMERKYKLTCPEQYDMIISAELPNKKKYPELYKMVTKHMMHGPCGTLNPSCPCTTGRGSCKNRYPRPFCEATSQGKDSYPIYRRRNDGRMLKV
- the LOC110435698 gene encoding uncharacterized protein LOC110435698 isoform X2; translated protein: MDPMQNNEGRSPFEDLTNTTNLGHKTTSNSQAQVDERVQRKREREKARHASMTQTERDEKNKKIREKYHKKKTETEISVASIGVGVESNKENTDAMSLKRERVKARYMAMTQEERNEKNRKRRERYHQKKLVGFQTTTESTDGYEDSDWLHRNDSYNPMQIDKDNTCTILIFLFILLSIFFLCFLIWRPKLKSCYYIYVDEYSDTCINQSGMIDMTDASLDITTGVINASSSIDNLVMCPKERMRELHRARRAAMSPEQKALLNKRRRDLYAQKNAARKLQMTPQEKKVKRKESKKYYNRMVRENRANNLHPDSIAMESPQFNPQIIFPASPQSSEASLDDMEIPEFGGTPVHIAPTVVQNPEVQTPELVAAQTIHRHQVTTGERNALLSRRNRVFEANIGRSARGSADGKCNDSNGLTQPSVVCNDGVTQQTPIQASNNCIGTQTQSSVADGTSSMPPYSAQDHTSDSMVEDDYDEDVIFEEDEEEDEAYFFVGQDEEEGTDVDTYEQENSEPHVPDPYDRVYANVPSESHMLPLVPNCKHCNAKKFDGEPPGFCCRGGKIHLSSPETPPELMRLWSSSDADARHFRANIRYFNGHFSFTSLYCHLDRITTNMRICGVCTFRAHGQIYHNIRSFGKEEGVKKRHLELYFYDDDPSLEHRMSKCREQCAQKDREVIQQLVGILEGNPYSQQLRSMGHVENLEDYRVELKLDQRLDQRTYNVPLTSEVAAVWVEGSERHGQFEHSVLLQGKDRSIHGIRSYNACYDSLSYPLFFPKGELGWHNCIPKVGVTMAQIDRARATRKRRAENGDDDGEPVSNTCVSVRDYYCYKFQMRPGIFNPILYGRRLFQQFAVDTYIKIESSRLDYMRNNQDTLRADLYQGLVDSMHSGEGSAENVGRRTVLSSSFIGGPRDMRRRYMDAMALVRKYGKPDIFLTMTCNPNWDEIKNELYPGQTPQDRPDLVTRVFRAKLDAMRKMLMEKDILGKVKAYVYVVEFQKRGLPHAHFLLIMERKYKLTCPEQYDMIISAELPNKKKYPELYKMVTKHMMHGPCGTLNPSCPCTTGRGSCKNRYPRPFCEATSQGKDSYPIYRRRNDGRMLKV
- the LOC110435698 gene encoding uncharacterized protein LOC110435698 isoform X3; protein product: MDPMQNNEGRSPFEDLTNTTNLGHKTTSNSQAQVDERVQRKREREKARHASMTQTERDEKNKKIREKYHKKKTETEISVASIGVGVESNKENTDAMSLKRERVKARYMAMTQEERNEKNRKRRERYHQKKLVGFQTTTESTDGYEDSDWLHRNDSYNPMQIDKDNTYEYSDTCINQSGMIDMTDASLDITTGVINASSSIDNLVMCPKERMRELHRARRAAMSPEQKALLNKRRRDLYAQKNAARKLQMTPQEKKVKRKESKKYYNRMVRENRANNLHPDSIAMESPQFNPQIIFPASPQSSEASLDDMEIPEFGGTPVHIAPTVVQNPEVQTPELVAAQTIHRHQVTTGERNALLSRRNRVFEANIGRSARGSADGKCNDSNGLTQPSVVCNDGVTQQTPIQASNNCIGTQTQSSVADGTSSMPPYSAQDHTSDSMVEDDYDEDVIFEEDEEEDEAYFFVGQEDEEEGTDVDTYEQENSEPHVPDPYDRVYANVPSESHMLPLVPNCKHCNAKKFDGEPPGFCCRGGKIHLSSPETPPELMRLWSSSDADARHFRANIRYFNGHFSFTSLYCHLDRITTNMRICGVCTFRAHGQIYHNIRSFGKEEGVKKRHLELYFYDDDPSLEHRMSKCREQCAQKDREVIQQLVGILEGNPYSQQLRSMGHVENLEDYRVELKLDQRLDQRTYNVPLTSEVAAVWVEGSERHGQFEHSVLLQGKDRSIHGIRSYNACYDSLSYPLFFPKGELGWHNCIPKVGVTMAQIDRARATRKRRAENGDDDGEPVSNTCVSVRDYYCYKFQMRPGIFNPILYGRRLFQQFAVDTYIKIESSRLDYMRNNQDTLRADLYQGLVDSMHSGEGSAENVGRRTVLSSSFIGGPRDMRRRYMDAMALVRKYGKPDIFLTMTCNPNWDEIKNELYPGQTPQDRPDLVTRVFRAKLDAMRKMLMEKDILGKVKAYVYVVEFQKRGLPHAHFLLIMERKYKLTCPEQYDMIISAELPNKKKYPELYKMVTKHMMHGPCGTLNPSCPCTTGRGSCKNRYPRPFCEATSQGKDSYPIYRRRNDGRMLKV
- the LOC110435698 gene encoding uncharacterized protein LOC110435698 isoform X4, yielding MDPMQNNEGRSPFEDLTNTTNLGVGVESNKENTDAMSLKRERVKARYMAMTQEERNEKNRKRRERYHQKKLVGFQTTTESTDGYEDSDWLHRNDSYNPMQIDKDNTCTILIFLFILLSIFFLCFLIWRPKLKSCYYIYVDEYSDTCINQSGMIDMTDASLDITTGVINASSSIDNLVMCPKERMRELHRARRAAMSPEQKALLNKRRRDLYAQKNAARKLQMTPQEKKVKRKESKKYYNRMVRENRANNLHPDSIAMESPQFNPQIIFPASPQSSEASLDDMEIPEFGGTPVHIAPTVVQNPEVQTPELVAAQTIHRHQVTTGERNALLSRRNRVFEANIGRSARGSADGKCNDSNGLTQPSVVCNDGVTQQTPIQASNNCIGTQTQSSVADGTSSMPPYSAQDHTSDSMVEDDYDEDVIFEEDEEEDEAYFFVGQEDEEEGTDVDTYEQENSEPHVPDPYDRVYANVPSESHMLPLVPNCKHCNAKKFDGEPPGFCCRGGKIHLSSPETPPELMRLWSSSDADARHFRANIRYFNGHFSFTSLYCHLDRITTNMRICGVCTFRAHGQIYHNIRSFGKEEGVKKRHLELYFYDDDPSLEHRMSKCREQCAQKDREVIQQLVGILEGNPYSQQLRSMGHVENLEDYRVELKLDQRLDQRTYNVPLTSEVAAVWVEGSERHGQFEHSVLLQGKDRSIHGIRSYNACYDSLSYPLFFPKGELGWHNCIPKVGVTMAQIDRARATRKRRAENGDDDGEPVSNTCVSVRDYYCYKFQMRPGIFNPILYGRRLFQQFAVDTYIKIESSRLDYMRNNQDTLRADLYQGLVDSMHSGEGSAENVGRRTVLSSSFIGGPRDMRRRYMDAMALVRKYGKPDIFLTMTCNPNWDEIKNELYPGQTPQDRPDLVTRVFRAKLDAMRKMLMEKDILGKVKAYVYVVEFQKRGLPHAHFLLIMERKYKLTCPEQYDMIISAELPNKKKYPELYKMVTKHMMHGPCGTLNPSCPCTTGRGSCKNRYPRPFCEATSQGKDSYPIYRRRNDGRMLKV